CCTGGAGATCGAAGATGATGGGGTGGGACTGCCACCCAGCCGCCAGGCGGGGGTCGGGTTACGCTCTATGCGCGAGCGTGCCGAAGAATTGGGCGGCACCTGCCTGGTCGAATCCCTGCCAACCAGGGGAACGTGTGTCCGGGCGCGTCTCCCCCTGTCCGCAGTAGGGAGCGCCCCGGCAGGGGGACACCCGCTCACAGCGCCAGCCGTGTTGGAGAAAGAGGTGATCCGATGACTCGTGCTACCGAAGGCGGGATCCCAGAGCCGCTGACGGTCCTCCTGGCTGATGACCATGTGCTCTTCCGCGATGGGCTGCGGGCCCTGCTCTCGACCGCGCCCGATCTCGAACTGCTAGGCGAGGCCACCACCGGCGAGGAAGCGATGACCCTGGCAGCGAGTCTCCAGCCCGATGTGATCCTGATGGACCTGAAGATGCCCGGCATCACTGGCATCGAGGCCACGCGCCAGATTTTGCAGGCAAGCCCGCAGATTGGGATTCTGATGGTGACCATGTTTGAGGAGGAGAGTGCCGTCTTTGCCGCGATGCGCGCCGGAGCGCGGGGCTACATTCTCAAAGGCGCCACCCATGCCGAGATGCTGCGCGCCATCCGCGCTGTTGGCGCAGGCGAGGCCATCTTTAGCCCGGCTATTGCCCGACGGCTGCTGGAGTTCTTTGCTCAGATCCGATTGGTGACGCTGCCTCAGGTCTTCCCGGAACTGAGCGAGCGCGAGCGCGAGATTCTGGCTTTGCTGGCCCAGGGCGCCAAAAATGCCGAGATTGCCAGTCGGCTGGTCCTCAGTTCCCATACGGTGCGCAACTATGTCTCCAACATCATCAGCAAGTTGCAGGTGGCTGATCGCACGCAGGCCATCCTTCGCGCCAGAGAGGCGGGGC
This genomic stretch from Ktedonobacterales bacterium harbors:
- a CDS encoding response regulator transcription factor, with translation MTRATEGGIPEPLTVLLADDHVLFRDGLRALLSTAPDLELLGEATTGEEAMTLAASLQPDVILMDLKMPGITGIEATRQILQASPQIGILMVTMFEEESAVFAAMRAGARGYILKGATHAEMLRAIRAVGAGEAIFSPAIARRLLEFFAQIRLVTLPQVFPELSEREREILALLAQGAKNAEIASRLVLSSHTVRNYVSNIISKLQVADRTQAILRAREAGLG